Proteins from one Erpetoichthys calabaricus chromosome 1 unlocalized genomic scaffold, fErpCal1.3 SUPER_1_unloc_22, whole genome shotgun sequence genomic window:
- the LOC114669339 gene encoding oocyte zinc finger protein XlCOF6-like isoform X5, producing the protein MDVKEEPCEAHTNIMESRSINVMEEDLKQESLGIKEEDIELGSVGIKEEAEETCVSSMTDIQTNVKGVKEEDLHHGCENDAVTGLVFSQSGHSSPPESSVNVKSESFQSDMEGSEDISSLKTQEHQPPPTKKTRKGGKSHSYSECDKQFYKMSNLQSHIRNQTGEKPYGCSECGKRYLHKSNLYIHKRIHRGAMPYRCSECGKQFIYQSNLYIHKRIHSGVKPFCCSDCGKSFSQLCTLKNHARIHTGEKPYCCSDCDKRFTKKSSLQVHQKIHADNKPHCSSDSDKSSLQNRRKVHTGEKPYGCSECGKRYLHNSSLQIHKRIHSGEMPYCCSECGKKYSHKYSLQIHKRIHSGEMPYSCSECGKSFLQLYILQKHARIHTGEKPYSCSDCDKRFTQKSSLQVHQRIHTGEKPYCCSECGKQFYDKSHLRVHTRLHTGETPYRCSECGKHYLQKDHLESHKRIHTGEKPYSCSDCGKLFSQIGHLKSHTRIHTGERLYCCSECGKRFYDKSRLRNHQRIHTGEKPYCCPECGKLFSRLYLLKNHTRIHTGEKLHCCNECDKQFTKKRSLEAHQRIHTGEKSFCCPECGKLFSRLYLLKNHTRIHTGEKLHCCNECDKRFTKRSSLEAHQRIHTGENPYSCSECGKRFCYERSLQVHQGLHTGEKPYCCSECGKQFCYKRSLQIHQRVHTGEKPPGSSDHDKQFNDESSLLNNQMVQTEEKKTPSFIEC; encoded by the exons atggatgtgaaagaggagCCGTGTGAGGCTCACACGAATATCATGGAGAGCAGGAGCATAAATGTTATGGAAGAAGATCTTAAACAGGAGAGCCTGGGCATTAAGGAGGAGGACATTGAACTGGGGTCCGTGGGCATTAAAGAAGAGGCTGAAGAGACGTGTGTCAGCAGTATGACTGACATCCAGACAAATGTGAAGGGTGTCAAGGAAGAAGACCTTCATCATGGATGTGAAAATGATGCAGTGACCGGGTTAGTCTTCTCTCAGAGTGGACACTCTTCACCCCCGGAGTCTTCTGTCAATGTGAAGTCTGAGTCATTCCAGTCTGACATGGAGGGGTCTGAAGACATTTCATCTCTTAAGACTCAGGAACATCAGCCACCACCTACAAAGAAGACTAGAAAAG GAGGCAAATCTCACAGCTATTCTGAATGTGACAAACAATTCTATAAGATGAGTAATCTTCAGAGCCACATTAGAAATCAAACTGGCGAGAAGCCATatggttgttctgaatgtggcaaacggtaCCTTCACAAGTCTAATCTTTACATCCACAAACGCATTCACAGAGGAGCGATGCCATatcgctgttctgaatgtggcaaacaattcattTACCAGTCTAATCTTTACATCCACAAACGCATTCACAGTGGAGtgaagccattttgctgttctgaTTGTGGCAAATCATTTTCACAATTGTGCACCCTTAAGAACCACGCAAGGATTCACAcgggggagaagccatattgctgttctgattgtgacaaacgctttacaaaaaaaagtagTCTTCAGGTTCACCAAAAAATTCACGCAGACAACAAGCCGCATTGCAGTTCTGATAGTGACAAGAGTAGTCTTCAGAACCGTCGAAAGgttcacactggggagaagccatatggatgttctgaatgtggcaaacgatacCTTCACAATTCTAGTCTTCAGATCCACAAACGCATTCACAGTGGAGAGatgccatattgctgttctgaatgtggcaaaaaataCAGTCATAAGTATAGTCTTCAGATCCACAAACGCATTCACAGTGGAGAGATGCCgtattcctgttctgaatgtggcaaatcgTTTTTACAATTATACATCCTTCAGAAACATGCAAGAATTCACACGGGGGAGAAGCCGTATTCCTGTTCTGATTGTGACAAACGGTTTACGCAAAAAAGTAGTCTTCAAGttcaccaaagaattcacacaggagagaagccatattgttgttctgaatgtggcaaacaattctacGACAAGAGTCATCTTCGGGTCCACACAAGACTTCACACTGGGGAGACGCCTTatcgctgttctgaatgtggcaaacattaTTTACAAAAAGACCATCTTGagagccacaaaagaattcacacaggagagaagccctaTTCTTGTTCCGATTGTGGCAAATTGTTTTCACAAATAGGCCATCTAAAGagccacacaagaattcacacaggagaacggctatattgttgttctgaatgtggcaagagaTTCTATGACAAGAGTCGTCTTCGTAACCACCAGAGAATTCACACAGGTGAGAAGCCCTATtgttgtcctgaatgtggcaaattGTTTTCACGATTATACCTCCTTAAGAACCACACACGAATTCACACAGGGGAAAAGCTGCATTGCTGTAATGAGTGTGACAAACAGTTTACCAAAAAAAGGTCTCTTGAGGctcaccaaagaattcacacaggtgaGAAGTCCTTTtgttgtcctgaatgtggcaaattGTTTTCACGATTATACCTCCTTAAGAACCACAcacgaattcacacaggagagaagctgCATTGCTGTAATGAGTGTGACAAACGGTTTACCAAAAGAAGTTCTCTTGAGGctcaccaaagaattcacacag gagagaatcCCTattcttgttctgaatgtggcaaacgattttgTTACGAGCGTAGTCTTCAGGTTCACCAAGgacttcacacaggagagaagccctattgttgttctgaatgtggcaaacaattttgtTACAAGCGTAGTCTTCAGATTCATCAAagagttcacacaggagagaagcctcCTGGCAGTTCTGACCATGACAAACAATTCAATGATGAGAGTAGTCTCCTGAACAATCAAATGGTTCAgacagaagagaagaaaacaCCAAGTTTTATAGAATGTTAA
- the LOC114669339 gene encoding zinc finger protein 585A-like isoform X2 — protein sequence MDVKEEPCEAHTNIMESRSINVMEEDLKQESLGIKEEDIELGSVGIKEEAEETCVSSMTDIQTNVKGVKEEDLHHGCENDAVTGLVFSQSGHSSPPESSVNVKSESFQSDMEGSEDISSLKTQEHQPPPTKKTRKGGKSHSYSECDKQFYKMSNLQSHIRNQTGEKPYGCSECGKRYLHKSNLYIHKRIHRGAMPYRCSECGKQFIYQSNLYIHKRIHSGVKPFCCSDCGKSFSQLCTLKNHARIHTGEKPYCCSDCDKRFTKKSSLQVHQKIHADNKPHCSSDSDKSSLQNRRKVHTGEKPYGCSECGKRYLHNSSLQIHKRIHSGEMPYCCSECGKKYSHKYSLQIHKRIHSGEMPYSCSECGKSFLQLYILQKHARIHTGEKPYSCSDCDKRFTQKSSLQVHQRIHTGEKPYCCSECGKQFYDKSHLRVHTRLHTGETPYRCSECGKHYLQKDHLESHKRIHTGEKPYSCSDCGKLFSQIGHLKSHTRIHTGERLYCCSECGKRFYDKSRLRNHQRIHTGEKPYCCPECGKLFSRLYLLKNHTRIHTGEKLHCCNECDKQFTKKRSLEAHQRIHTGEKSFCCPECGKLFSRLYLLKNHTRIHTGEKLHCCNECDKRFTKRSSLEAHQRIHTGEKPYCCSECGKQFCYKRSLQIHQGIHTGEWQYCCSECGKRFYCKSRLLIHQKIHTGIKSYSCSDCGKLFSQEDQLKSHTRIHTGEKPYCCSECGKQFCHKRSLKIHQGIHTRDWKYCCSECGQGFSCKSHYLIHQRIHTGEKPYCCSDCGKQFTNKSGLQVHQRIHTGEKPYCCSDCGKVFSQKAQLKCHTRIHTGEKPHCCNVCDKRFTKRSSLEAHQRIHTGENPYSCSECGKRFCYERSLQVHQGLHTGEKPYCCSECGKQFCYKRSLQIHQRVHTGEKPPGSSDHDKQFNDESSLLNNQMVQTEEKKTPSFIEC from the exons atggatgtgaaagaggagCCGTGTGAGGCTCACACGAATATCATGGAGAGCAGGAGCATAAATGTTATGGAAGAAGATCTTAAACAGGAGAGCCTGGGCATTAAGGAGGAGGACATTGAACTGGGGTCCGTGGGCATTAAAGAAGAGGCTGAAGAGACGTGTGTCAGCAGTATGACTGACATCCAGACAAATGTGAAGGGTGTCAAGGAAGAAGACCTTCATCATGGATGTGAAAATGATGCAGTGACCGGGTTAGTCTTCTCTCAGAGTGGACACTCTTCACCCCCGGAGTCTTCTGTCAATGTGAAGTCTGAGTCATTCCAGTCTGACATGGAGGGGTCTGAAGACATTTCATCTCTTAAGACTCAGGAACATCAGCCACCACCTACAAAGAAGACTAGAAAAG GAGGCAAATCTCACAGCTATTCTGAATGTGACAAACAATTCTATAAGATGAGTAATCTTCAGAGCCACATTAGAAATCAAACTGGCGAGAAGCCATatggttgttctgaatgtggcaaacggtaCCTTCACAAGTCTAATCTTTACATCCACAAACGCATTCACAGAGGAGCGATGCCATatcgctgttctgaatgtggcaaacaattcattTACCAGTCTAATCTTTACATCCACAAACGCATTCACAGTGGAGtgaagccattttgctgttctgaTTGTGGCAAATCATTTTCACAATTGTGCACCCTTAAGAACCACGCAAGGATTCACAcgggggagaagccatattgctgttctgattgtgacaaacgctttacaaaaaaaagtagTCTTCAGGTTCACCAAAAAATTCACGCAGACAACAAGCCGCATTGCAGTTCTGATAGTGACAAGAGTAGTCTTCAGAACCGTCGAAAGgttcacactggggagaagccatatggatgttctgaatgtggcaaacgatacCTTCACAATTCTAGTCTTCAGATCCACAAACGCATTCACAGTGGAGAGatgccatattgctgttctgaatgtggcaaaaaataCAGTCATAAGTATAGTCTTCAGATCCACAAACGCATTCACAGTGGAGAGATGCCgtattcctgttctgaatgtggcaaatcgTTTTTACAATTATACATCCTTCAGAAACATGCAAGAATTCACACGGGGGAGAAGCCGTATTCCTGTTCTGATTGTGACAAACGGTTTACGCAAAAAAGTAGTCTTCAAGttcaccaaagaattcacacaggagagaagccatattgttgttctgaatgtggcaaacaattctacGACAAGAGTCATCTTCGGGTCCACACAAGACTTCACACTGGGGAGACGCCTTatcgctgttctgaatgtggcaaacattaTTTACAAAAAGACCATCTTGagagccacaaaagaattcacacaggagagaagccctaTTCTTGTTCCGATTGTGGCAAATTGTTTTCACAAATAGGCCATCTAAAGagccacacaagaattcacacaggagaacggctatattgttgttctgaatgtggcaagagaTTCTATGACAAGAGTCGTCTTCGTAACCACCAGAGAATTCACACAGGTGAGAAGCCCTATtgttgtcctgaatgtggcaaattGTTTTCACGATTATACCTCCTTAAGAACCACACACGAATTCACACAGGGGAAAAGCTGCATTGCTGTAATGAGTGTGACAAACAGTTTACCAAAAAAAGGTCTCTTGAGGctcaccaaagaattcacacaggtgaGAAGTCCTTTtgttgtcctgaatgtggcaaattGTTTTCACGATTATACCTCCTTAAGAACCACAcacgaattcacacaggagagaagctgCATTGCTGTAATGAGTGTGACAAACGGTTTACCAAAAGAAGTTCTCTTGAGGctcaccaaagaattcacacag gagagaagccctattgttgttctgaatgtggcaaacaattttgtTACAAGCGTAGTCTTCAGATTCACCAaggaattcacacaggagagtggcaatattgttgttctgaatgtggcaagcgattctATTGCAAGAGTCGTCTTCTTATCCACCAAAAAATTCACACAGGAATAAAGTCATATAGTTGTTCTGACTGTGGCAAATTATTTTCACAAGAAGACCAACTTAAGagccacacaagaattcacacaggagagaagccctattgttgttctgaatgtggcaaacaattttgtCACAAGCGTAGTCTTAAGATTCACCAAGGAATTCACACAAGAGACTGGaaatattgttgttctgaatgtggccaGGGATTCTCTTGCAAGAGTCATTATCTTattcaccaaagaattcacacaggagagaagccgtattgctgttctgattgtGGCAAACAGTTTACAAACAAAAGTGGTCTTCAAGttcaccaaagaattcacacaggagagaagccatattgttgttctgactGTGGCAAAGTGTTTTCACAAAAAGCCCAGCTCAAGtgccacacaagaattcacacaggggagaagccgcATTGCTGTAATGTGTGTGACAAACGGTTTACCAAAAGAAGTTCTCTTGAGGctcaccaaagaattcacacaggagagaatcCCTattcttgttctgaatgtggcaaacgattttgTTACGAGCGTAGTCTTCAGGTTCACCAAGgacttcacacaggagagaagccctattgttgttctgaatgtggcaaacaattttgtTACAAGCGTAGTCTTCAGATTCATCAAagagttcacacaggagagaagcctcCTGGCAGTTCTGACCATGACAAACAATTCAATGATGAGAGTAGTCTCCTGAACAATCAAATGGTTCAgacagaagagaagaaaacaCCAAGTTTTATAGAATGTTAA
- the LOC114669339 gene encoding oocyte zinc finger protein XlCOF6-like isoform X4 has product MDVKEEPCEAHTNIMESRSINVMEEDLKQESLGIKEEDIELGSVGIKEEAEETCVSSMTDIQTNVKGVKEEDLHHGCENDAVTGLVFSQSGHSSPPESSVNVKSESFQSDMEGSEDISSLKTQEHQPPPTKKTRKGGKSHSYSECDKQFYKMSNLQSHIRNQTGEKPYGCSECGKRYLHKSNLYIHKRIHRGAMPYRCSECGKQFIYQSNLYIHKRIHSGVKPFCCSDCGKSFSQLCTLKNHARIHTGEKPYCCSDCDKRFTKKSSLQVHQKIHADNKPHCSSDSDKSSLQNRRKVHTGEKPYGCSECGKRYLHNSSLQIHKRIHSGEMPYCCSECGKKYSHKYSLQIHKRIHSGEMPYSCSECGKSFLQLYILQKHARIHTGEKPYSCSDCDKRFTQKSSLQVHQRIHTGEKPYCCSECGKQFYDKSHLRVHTRLHTGETPYRCSECGKHYLQKDHLESHKRIHTGEKPYSCSDCGKLFSQIGHLKSHTRIHTGERLYCCSECGKRFYDKSRLRNHQRIHTGEKPYCCPECGKLFSRLYLLKNHTRIHTGEKLHCCNECDKQFTKKRSLEAHQRIHTGEKSFCCPECGKLFSRLYLLKNHTRIHTGEKLHCCNECDKRFTKRSSLEAHQRIHTGEKPYCCSECGKQFCHKRSLKIHQGIHTRDWKYCCSECGQGFSCKSHYLIHQRIHTGEKPYCCSDCGKQFTNKSGLQVHQRIHTGEKPYCCSDCGKVFSQKAQLKCHTRIHTGEKPHCCNVCDKRFTKRSSLEAHQRIHTGENPYSCSECGKRFCYERSLQVHQGLHTGEKPYCCSECGKQFCYKRSLQIHQRVHTGEKPPGSSDHDKQFNDESSLLNNQMVQTEEKKTPSFIEC; this is encoded by the exons atggatgtgaaagaggagCCGTGTGAGGCTCACACGAATATCATGGAGAGCAGGAGCATAAATGTTATGGAAGAAGATCTTAAACAGGAGAGCCTGGGCATTAAGGAGGAGGACATTGAACTGGGGTCCGTGGGCATTAAAGAAGAGGCTGAAGAGACGTGTGTCAGCAGTATGACTGACATCCAGACAAATGTGAAGGGTGTCAAGGAAGAAGACCTTCATCATGGATGTGAAAATGATGCAGTGACCGGGTTAGTCTTCTCTCAGAGTGGACACTCTTCACCCCCGGAGTCTTCTGTCAATGTGAAGTCTGAGTCATTCCAGTCTGACATGGAGGGGTCTGAAGACATTTCATCTCTTAAGACTCAGGAACATCAGCCACCACCTACAAAGAAGACTAGAAAAG GAGGCAAATCTCACAGCTATTCTGAATGTGACAAACAATTCTATAAGATGAGTAATCTTCAGAGCCACATTAGAAATCAAACTGGCGAGAAGCCATatggttgttctgaatgtggcaaacggtaCCTTCACAAGTCTAATCTTTACATCCACAAACGCATTCACAGAGGAGCGATGCCATatcgctgttctgaatgtggcaaacaattcattTACCAGTCTAATCTTTACATCCACAAACGCATTCACAGTGGAGtgaagccattttgctgttctgaTTGTGGCAAATCATTTTCACAATTGTGCACCCTTAAGAACCACGCAAGGATTCACAcgggggagaagccatattgctgttctgattgtgacaaacgctttacaaaaaaaagtagTCTTCAGGTTCACCAAAAAATTCACGCAGACAACAAGCCGCATTGCAGTTCTGATAGTGACAAGAGTAGTCTTCAGAACCGTCGAAAGgttcacactggggagaagccatatggatgttctgaatgtggcaaacgatacCTTCACAATTCTAGTCTTCAGATCCACAAACGCATTCACAGTGGAGAGatgccatattgctgttctgaatgtggcaaaaaataCAGTCATAAGTATAGTCTTCAGATCCACAAACGCATTCACAGTGGAGAGATGCCgtattcctgttctgaatgtggcaaatcgTTTTTACAATTATACATCCTTCAGAAACATGCAAGAATTCACACGGGGGAGAAGCCGTATTCCTGTTCTGATTGTGACAAACGGTTTACGCAAAAAAGTAGTCTTCAAGttcaccaaagaattcacacaggagagaagccatattgttgttctgaatgtggcaaacaattctacGACAAGAGTCATCTTCGGGTCCACACAAGACTTCACACTGGGGAGACGCCTTatcgctgttctgaatgtggcaaacattaTTTACAAAAAGACCATCTTGagagccacaaaagaattcacacaggagagaagccctaTTCTTGTTCCGATTGTGGCAAATTGTTTTCACAAATAGGCCATCTAAAGagccacacaagaattcacacaggagaacggctatattgttgttctgaatgtggcaagagaTTCTATGACAAGAGTCGTCTTCGTAACCACCAGAGAATTCACACAGGTGAGAAGCCCTATtgttgtcctgaatgtggcaaattGTTTTCACGATTATACCTCCTTAAGAACCACACACGAATTCACACAGGGGAAAAGCTGCATTGCTGTAATGAGTGTGACAAACAGTTTACCAAAAAAAGGTCTCTTGAGGctcaccaaagaattcacacaggtgaGAAGTCCTTTtgttgtcctgaatgtggcaaattGTTTTCACGATTATACCTCCTTAAGAACCACAcacgaattcacacaggagagaagctgCATTGCTGTAATGAGTGTGACAAACGGTTTACCAAAAGAAGTTCTCTTGAGGctcaccaaagaattcacacag gagagaagccctattgttgttctgaatgtggcaaacaattttgtCACAAGCGTAGTCTTAAGATTCACCAAGGAATTCACACAAGAGACTGGaaatattgttgttctgaatgtggccaGGGATTCTCTTGCAAGAGTCATTATCTTattcaccaaagaattcacacaggagagaagccgtattgctgttctgattgtGGCAAACAGTTTACAAACAAAAGTGGTCTTCAAGttcaccaaagaattcacacaggagagaagccatattgttgttctgactGTGGCAAAGTGTTTTCACAAAAAGCCCAGCTCAAGtgccacacaagaattcacacaggggagaagccgcATTGCTGTAATGTGTGTGACAAACGGTTTACCAAAAGAAGTTCTCTTGAGGctcaccaaagaattcacacaggagagaatcCCTattcttgttctgaatgtggcaaacgattttgTTACGAGCGTAGTCTTCAGGTTCACCAAGgacttcacacaggagagaagccctattgttgttctgaatgtggcaaacaattttgtTACAAGCGTAGTCTTCAGATTCATCAAagagttcacacaggagagaagcctcCTGGCAGTTCTGACCATGACAAACAATTCAATGATGAGAGTAGTCTCCTGAACAATCAAATGGTTCAgacagaagagaagaaaacaCCAAGTTTTATAGAATGTTAA
- the LOC114669339 gene encoding oocyte zinc finger protein XlCOF6-like isoform X3 — protein sequence MDVKEEPCEAHTNIMESRSINVMEEDLKQESLGIKEEDIELGSVGIKEEAEETCVSSMTDIQTNVKGVKEEDLHHGCENDAVTGLVFSQSGHSSPPESSVNVKSESFQSDMEGSEDISSLKTQEHQPPPTKKTRKGGKSHSYSECDKQFYKMSNLQSHIRNQTGEKPYGCSECGKRYLHKSNLYIHKRIHRGAMPYRCSECGKQFIYQSNLYIHKRIHSGVKPFCCSDCGKSFSQLCTLKNHARIHTGEKPYCCSDCDKRFTKKSSLQVHQKIHADNKPHCSSDSDKSSLQNRRKVHTGEKPYGCSECGKRYLHNSSLQIHKRIHSGEMPYCCSECGKKYSHKYSLQIHKRIHSGEMPYSCSECGKSFLQLYILQKHARIHTGEKPYSCSDCDKRFTQKSSLQVHQRIHTGEKPYCCSECGKQFYDKSHLRVHTRLHTGETPYRCSECGKHYLQKDHLESHKRIHTGEKPYSCSDCGKLFSQIGHLKSHTRIHTGERLYCCSECGKRFYDKSRLRNHQRIHTGEKPYCCPECGKLFSRLYLLKNHTRIHTGEKLHCCNECDKQFTKKRSLEAHQRIHTGEKSFCCPECGKLFSRLYLLKNHTRIHTGEKLHCCNECDKRFTKRSSLEAHQRIHTGENPYCCSECGKQFCYERSLQIHQGIHTRDWKYCCSECGQGFSCKSHYLIHQRIHTGEKPYCCSDCGKQFTNKSGLQVHQRIHTGEKPYCCSDCGKVFSQKAQLKCHTRIHTGEKPHCCNVCDKRFTKRSSLEAHQRIHTGENPYSCSECGKRFCYERSLQVHQGLHTGEKPYCCSECGKQFCYKRSLQIHQRVHTGEKPPGSSDHDKQFNDESSLLNNQMVQTEEKKTPSFIEC from the exons atggatgtgaaagaggagCCGTGTGAGGCTCACACGAATATCATGGAGAGCAGGAGCATAAATGTTATGGAAGAAGATCTTAAACAGGAGAGCCTGGGCATTAAGGAGGAGGACATTGAACTGGGGTCCGTGGGCATTAAAGAAGAGGCTGAAGAGACGTGTGTCAGCAGTATGACTGACATCCAGACAAATGTGAAGGGTGTCAAGGAAGAAGACCTTCATCATGGATGTGAAAATGATGCAGTGACCGGGTTAGTCTTCTCTCAGAGTGGACACTCTTCACCCCCGGAGTCTTCTGTCAATGTGAAGTCTGAGTCATTCCAGTCTGACATGGAGGGGTCTGAAGACATTTCATCTCTTAAGACTCAGGAACATCAGCCACCACCTACAAAGAAGACTAGAAAAG GAGGCAAATCTCACAGCTATTCTGAATGTGACAAACAATTCTATAAGATGAGTAATCTTCAGAGCCACATTAGAAATCAAACTGGCGAGAAGCCATatggttgttctgaatgtggcaaacggtaCCTTCACAAGTCTAATCTTTACATCCACAAACGCATTCACAGAGGAGCGATGCCATatcgctgttctgaatgtggcaaacaattcattTACCAGTCTAATCTTTACATCCACAAACGCATTCACAGTGGAGtgaagccattttgctgttctgaTTGTGGCAAATCATTTTCACAATTGTGCACCCTTAAGAACCACGCAAGGATTCACAcgggggagaagccatattgctgttctgattgtgacaaacgctttacaaaaaaaagtagTCTTCAGGTTCACCAAAAAATTCACGCAGACAACAAGCCGCATTGCAGTTCTGATAGTGACAAGAGTAGTCTTCAGAACCGTCGAAAGgttcacactggggagaagccatatggatgttctgaatgtggcaaacgatacCTTCACAATTCTAGTCTTCAGATCCACAAACGCATTCACAGTGGAGAGatgccatattgctgttctgaatgtggcaaaaaataCAGTCATAAGTATAGTCTTCAGATCCACAAACGCATTCACAGTGGAGAGATGCCgtattcctgttctgaatgtggcaaatcgTTTTTACAATTATACATCCTTCAGAAACATGCAAGAATTCACACGGGGGAGAAGCCGTATTCCTGTTCTGATTGTGACAAACGGTTTACGCAAAAAAGTAGTCTTCAAGttcaccaaagaattcacacaggagagaagccatattgttgttctgaatgtggcaaacaattctacGACAAGAGTCATCTTCGGGTCCACACAAGACTTCACACTGGGGAGACGCCTTatcgctgttctgaatgtggcaaacattaTTTACAAAAAGACCATCTTGagagccacaaaagaattcacacaggagagaagccctaTTCTTGTTCCGATTGTGGCAAATTGTTTTCACAAATAGGCCATCTAAAGagccacacaagaattcacacaggagaacggctatattgttgttctgaatgtggcaagagaTTCTATGACAAGAGTCGTCTTCGTAACCACCAGAGAATTCACACAGGTGAGAAGCCCTATtgttgtcctgaatgtggcaaattGTTTTCACGATTATACCTCCTTAAGAACCACACACGAATTCACACAGGGGAAAAGCTGCATTGCTGTAATGAGTGTGACAAACAGTTTACCAAAAAAAGGTCTCTTGAGGctcaccaaagaattcacacaggtgaGAAGTCCTTTtgttgtcctgaatgtggcaaattGTTTTCACGATTATACCTCCTTAAGAACCACAcacgaattcacacaggagagaagctgCATTGCTGTAATGAGTGTGACAAACGGTTTACCAAAAGAAGTTCTCTTGAGGctcaccaaagaattcacacaggtgaGAATccctattgttgttctgaatgtggcaaacaattttgtTACGAACGTAGTCTTCAG ATTCACCAAGGAATTCACACAAGAGACTGGaaatattgttgttctgaatgtggccaGGGATTCTCTTGCAAGAGTCATTATCTTattcaccaaagaattcacacaggagagaagccgtattgctgttctgattgtGGCAAACAGTTTACAAACAAAAGTGGTCTTCAAGttcaccaaagaattcacacaggagagaagccatattgttgttctgactGTGGCAAAGTGTTTTCACAAAAAGCCCAGCTCAAGtgccacacaagaattcacacaggggagaagccgcATTGCTGTAATGTGTGTGACAAACGGTTTACCAAAAGAAGTTCTCTTGAGGctcaccaaagaattcacacaggagagaatcCCTattcttgttctgaatgtggcaaacgattttgTTACGAGCGTAGTCTTCAGGTTCACCAAGgacttcacacaggagagaagccctattgttgttctgaatgtggcaaacaattttgtTACAAGCGTAGTCTTCAGATTCATCAAagagttcacacaggagagaagcctcCTGGCAGTTCTGACCATGACAAACAATTCAATGATGAGAGTAGTCTCCTGAACAATCAAATGGTTCAgacagaagagaagaaaacaCCAAGTTTTATAGAATGTTAA